Proteins from a genomic interval of Capsicum annuum cultivar UCD-10X-F1 chromosome 4, UCD10Xv1.1, whole genome shotgun sequence:
- the LOC124885263 gene encoding probable LRR receptor-like serine/threonine-protein kinase At4g36180: protein MEKAFSSFLLIVLLQLHYVMASSAMTQTNITTDQLALLSLKSQIVLDPSHFLDESRIPREFGNLSFLVSPDLGSNNFHGNLPQEMARLRQLKFLDLSFNNFRGVIPSWFGFLHQLQVLNLGNNSFTGSIPSSFSNMSTLETLNLNFNSIEGQIPKVIGSFINLRELRLRGNKLIGSIPLSLSNASRLETLDISFNSLQGNIPKGIDNLHSMKLLSIQANQLTGSIPFTIFNISRIEVIAFTGNSLSGYLPNGLCNGLPILKGLYLSGNKFHGHIPASLSNCSQLQLLSFSENDLTGEIPKEISNLIELEEASRQSCVLSYPTLKSFI from the exons ATGGAGAAAGCCTTCAGTTCTTTTCTCTTAATAGTACTCTTGCAGCTTCACTATGTTATGGCTAGTTCGGCCATGACCCAAACCAACATTACCACTGATCAATTGGCTCTTCTCTCTTTGAAATCCCAAATCGTTTTAGACCCCTCTcacttcttggatgaaa GTAGGATTCCCCGTGAATTTGGAAACCTCTCATTTCTTGTTTCTCCTGACTTGGGAAGCAACAATTTCCATGGAAATTTGCCTCAAGAAATGGCACGCTTGCGTCAGcttaagtttcttgatttaagttTCAACAACTTCAGAGGGGTGATTCCTTCTTGGTTTGGGTTTTTACACCAACTTCAAGTACTAAATCTTGGAAATAATAGTTTCACTGGTTCCATCCCTTCTTCATTTTCTAATATGTCCACACTTGAGACTTTGAATCTGAATTTCAATTCCATTGAGGGAcaaataccaaaagtgattggaagTTTTATAAACCTTAGAGAATTAAGGTTGCGAGGTAACAAGCTCATAGGTTCTATTCCTCTATCACTCTCAAATGCCTCGAGGTTGGAGACTTTAGATATATCTTTTAATTCACTTCAAGGTAATATTCCAAAAGGGATCGACAACCTTCACAGCATGAAATTGCTATCCATACAAGCTAATCAACTTACGGGGTCTATACCATTCACAATTTTCAATATCTCAAGAATCGAAGTCATTGCATTTACAGGCAATAGCTTATCAGGATATCTTCCCAACGGTTTATGCAATGGTCTCCCAATACTCAAAGGGCTTTATTTATCGGGAAACAAGTTTCATGGTCATATTCCTGCAAGCTTATCAAATTGTTCACAACTTCAACTATTGTCTTTCTCGGAAAATGATTTAACAG
- the LOC107869224 gene encoding probable LRR receptor-like serine/threonine-protein kinase At3g47570 encodes MSNMVGLESLDLSHNNISGIIPKSLEKLQNLKYFNVSFNKLYGEIPSGGPFKNLSSQFFIYNEALCGSSRFSVPPCPTSSKHKSNRKRLLVLFLLLGIALEVVPRTFIFFWIRYRKGRRAPQQADSLSAITRERISYYELIQATDALSESNLIGSGSFVFVYKGVLRSGTSIAVKVFNLQLDAAFKSFDMECEVLRSLRHRNLVKVITSYSNLDFKALVLDYMPNGSLEKYLYSHNYFLDIRQRLSIMIDVACALEYLHHGCSSPVIHYDLKPSNVFLDEDMVAHLSDVGISKLLGEDESNLYTKTLATLGYIAPAFLFKQLFSPTLSHPYH; translated from the exons ATGAGCAACATGGTAGGTTTGGAATCCCTAGACCTTTCTCATAATAATATATCTGGAATCATTCCTAAGTCTTTGGAGAAACTTCAAAACCTGAAGTATTTCAATGTTTCTTTCAACAAATTGTATGGTGAAATACCCTCGGGGGGTCCTTTCAAGAACCTCTCGAGTCAGTTTTTCATCTACAATGAAGCATTGTGTGgttcttcaagatttagtgtcccTCCATGCCCCACTTCATCAAAGCACAAATCAAATAGGAAAAGATTActagttctttttcttttgctggGAATTGCACTAGAAGTTGTTCCTagaacctttatttttttctggaTAAGGTATAGAAAAGGTAGAAGAGCTCCTCAACAAGCTGATTCATTGTCTGCCATAACAAGAGAAAGAATTTCATACTATGAATTGATCCAAGCAACTGATGCGCTTAGCGAGAGTAATTTGATTGGTTCTGGAAGTTTTGTCTTTGTTTACAAAGGTGTTCTCAGAAGTGGAACTTCCATTGCAGTTAAAGTGTTCAATCTGCAACTAGATGCAGCATTCAAGAGCTTTGATATGGAATGTGAAGTTCTGCGCAGCCTTCGCCATAGGAATCTTGTAAAAGTCATTACTAGCTATTCCAACCTTGATTTTAAGGCTTTAGTGCTCGATTATATGCCTAATGGAAGTCTTGAGAAGTATTTGTATTCACACAACTACTTCCTAGACATCAGGCAGAGGCTAAGTATAatgatagatgtggcatgtgCGTTGGAATATCTTCACCATGGGTGCTCGTCCCCTGTGATCCACTATGATCTGAAGCCTAGTAATGTCTTTCTGGACGAGGATATGGTTGCCCACCTAAGCGACGTTGGCATTTCGAAACTGCTTGGTGAAGATGAGAGTAATTTATACACAAAAACATTAGCAACATTGGGTTATATTGCGCCAG CTTTCCTATTTAAGCAGCTCTTCTCCCCTACGCTTTCTCATCCTTATCACTAG
- the LOC107869225 gene encoding LRR receptor-like serine/threonine-protein kinase FLS2, whose protein sequence is MKVGLQLLLLAIGLESLVALVKSLNLSNMALTGRIPRDFGNLTFLVSLDLESNNFQGNLPQEMAHLRRLKFLDSSFNNFSGKVPSWFGFLNQRQVLNLRNNSFTGSLPSSFSNISTLDTLNLNFNSIEGQIPKVIGNLRELNLRGNNLIGYIPLSLSNASRLEILDISYNSLQGNIPEGIGNLHNMNWLAIQYNKLTGSIPFTIFNISRIEFIAFTSNSLSGSLPNGLCNGLPILKGLYLSTNKIRGNMPTSLSNYSQLQVLSLSYNELDGPIHGEIGRLSNLQSLALGTNHFTGEIPKEISNLFELDELNLQFNSFSGSLDMEIFNISGLRIIDLSFNNLSGSLPPNIGSIVPNIEELYLGSLLNCLGNITSLREIHLGSNKLSSNIPSSLWNLEDLVVLDLSSNNMVGSLPPKIGNLKALTKMDLSMNQFSNVIPREIGGL, encoded by the exons atgaaagttggTCTCCAACTACTTCTGCTTGCCATTGGGTTGGAGTCACTTGTGGCTCTCGTCAAGTCCCTGAATCTTTCCAACATGGCTCTTACTGGCAGAATTCCACGTGATTTTGGAAACCTCacatttcttgtttctcttgaccTGGAAAGCAACAATTTCCAGGGAAATCTGCCTCAAGAAATGGCACACTTGCGTAGGCTTAAGTTTCTTGATTCAAGTTTCAACAACTTCAGCGGGAAGGTTCCttcttggtttggatttttaaacCAACGTCAAGTTCTAAATCTTAGGAATAATAGTTTCACTGGTTCCCTTCCTTCTTCATTTTCTAATATATCCACACTTGATACTTTGAATCTGAATTTCAATTCCATAGAGGGCcaaataccaaaagtgattggaaACCTTAGAGAATTAAACTTGAGGGGTAACAATCTCATAGGATATATTCCTCTGTCACTCTCGAATGCCTCAAGGTTGGAGATTTTAGATATATCTTATAATTCACTTCAAGGAAATATCCCAGAAGGGATCGGCAATCTTCACAACATGAACTGGTTGGCCATACAATATAATAAACTTACGGGTTCTATACCATTCACAATTTTCAATATCTCAAGAATTGAATTCATTGCATTTACTAGCAATAGCTTATCAGGAAGTCTTCCAAATGGTTTATGCAATGGTCTCCCAATACTCAAAGGGCTTTATCTGTCCACAAACAAGATTCGTGGTAATATGCCTACAAGCTTATCAAATTATTCACAACTTCAAGTATTGTCTTTATCATATAATGAGCTTGATGGACCAATACATGGTGAAATTGGAAGATTGAGTAACTTGCAGAGCTTGGCGCTCGGAACTAACCATTTCACTG GTGAAATACCCAAAGAGATAAGCAATCTCTTTGAGTTGGATGAACTTAATCTTCAATTTAATAGTTTTAGTGGTTCACTTGATATGGAGATCTTCAACATATCAGGGCTGAGAATAATTGATCTTTCATTCAACAATCTATCAGGAAGCCTTCCACCAAACATAGGTTCAATCGTACCCAACATTGAAGAGCTTTATCTGG gATCTCTTCTTAATTGTTTAGGGAACATCACTTCGCTTAGGGAGATACATCTTGGTTCCAATAAATTGAGTTCCAATATACCATCAAGCTTATGGAATCTTGAGGATCTAGTGGTTCTTGACTTATCATCAAACAACATGGTAGGTTCCTTACCTCCAAAAATTGGAAATCTAAAGGCTCTAACAAAGATGGATCTATCGATGAATCAATTCTCAAATGTAATTCCAAGAGAAATTGGAGGATTGTAA